Proteins from a genomic interval of Deltaproteobacteria bacterium:
- the cobS gene encoding adenosylcobinamide-GDP ribazoletransferase — SKGMNSFSLAWQFLTILPWRKSDQEIDPQLLGRSMAFYPVIGLLLGLILWAAQWVFSLAFPRTLADGLIVMLLVVLTGAFHLDGLADTCDGLASGKSPEERLKIMKDHRVGTFGVVGLILILGIKFLALNSLPDRAVGKTLLVALILSRWSMVQLTYRARYARREGGLGLPFKENLKKREMVVATATSLVLSFFFYRFWGMILWVVVGVFTLLFQRFFEKKIGGITGDVLGAANESNEVLVLILMSGMFHWRY, encoded by the coding sequence AGCAAAGGAATGAACAGTTTCTCTTTAGCCTGGCAATTTTTAACCATCCTCCCCTGGAGGAAGAGTGATCAGGAAATAGATCCCCAGCTCTTAGGCCGATCCATGGCTTTCTACCCGGTGATCGGGCTTCTTCTGGGACTAATTCTCTGGGCCGCCCAATGGGTTTTTTCCTTGGCTTTTCCCCGTACCCTCGCCGACGGACTGATCGTCATGCTTCTGGTCGTTCTGACGGGAGCTTTCCACCTGGATGGGCTAGCCGATACTTGCGATGGGCTGGCTTCCGGAAAGTCTCCCGAAGAAAGGCTGAAAATCATGAAAGATCATCGGGTGGGGACTTTTGGGGTCGTTGGTTTGATTTTGATTTTGGGAATTAAATTCTTAGCCCTCAATTCTTTACCTGACAGAGCTGTAGGTAAAACATTATTAGTGGCTTTGATTCTCAGCCGCTGGTCCATGGTGCAATTAACTTACCGGGCTCGTTATGCCCGCCGGGAAGGCGGCTTGGGTCTTCCCTTTAAGGAAAACCTGAAAAAAAGGGAAATGGTCGTGGCCACAGCCACTTCCTTAGTTCTCAGCTTTTTCTTCTACCGTTTCTGGGGAATGATCCTGTGGGTGGTTGTAGGGGTTTTTACTCTCCTCTTCCAAAGATTCTTTGAGAAAAAAATCGGGGGCATCACCGGAGATGTTCTTGGCGCAGCGAATGAGTCTAATGAAGTTCTGGTTTTAATTTTGATGTCCGGGATGTTTCATTGGCGTTATTGA